DNA sequence from the Candidatus Auribacterota bacterium genome:
CTATAACAGAATGACAAATGACAAAATCAAAATGACAAAATGTCGTCGCGTTATGACATTTGTCATTTGGTATTTGTCATTCATTTGTCGTGTGTGCTTTGGCATTTGTCAATTATGAAATCTGAACGGGAGTGCCGGCAGGATATCGTCGAGGTGTGCCGCCGCATGCACGGGCGAGGACTCATCTCGGGGAGCGACGGGAACGTGAGCGTGCGCCTCGGGGCGAACCGCATCCTGAGCACGCCGAGCGGCCTGAACAAGGGTTTCATCGCGCCGGGGGATCTCATCGTCGCCGACATGGGGGGCGCGAAGCTCCAGGGTGAGCACAAGCCCACGACGGAGCTTTTCATGCACATCGAGGCGTACGCGCGGCGGGAGGATATCGGCGCGGTGATCCACGCCCACCCCCCCTTCACGGTCGCGTTCTCAATCGCGGGGCAAAAATTGCCCCAGTGCGTGATGCCCGAGATCGTCATGATGTTCGGCTCCATACCCACCGCGGCCTACGCGACGCCGTGCACCGAGGAGGGGCCGCGGGTCATCGCTGATCTGATCGGTGGCTGCGATGCCCTCATCATCGAGCGGCACGGCACGCTGACCGTCGGCGAGAACGTGTTCTCGGCGTATGACAAGCTGGAAAAAATCGAGCACAGCGCGCAGGTGACCGCAGTCGCGCGGCAGCTCGGCCCCCTGAAACCCCTCCCCCGTGAGGAGATTCAGAAGCTCCTCGCGCTCAGGGAGAAGCTCGGATTGAAGGGGAAGGTGTACCCCTGTAACACGTGCGGGATGTGCGGCGCGGGGCACGGGGAGGGAGCGGGCGGGGACGATCTGGTCCGATCATTGTCTGCGGAGCTTTTCAAGACGATCCGGGATAAACTGTAGAATGGCGAAACGATCTAAGCCCCCCGAGGGCACGCGGGCGACGCAGTGCTACCCCGAGGTAATGACCATTGATCAGGTGGCGGACTACCTCCACCTGCACAAGCAGGTCGTCTACCGGCATGTCAAGCGCGGCAACATCCCCGCGAGCCGCATCGGGACAACCATCCGTTTTAAGAAGTCCGTCATAGACGCATGGCTGGAGGACTCAGCCATGCGGAGCCTCACAAGGGGCGAGGGGGGGGGACCAGCGGCGCGGCTCGAATCCAAAGAGAAGTTCGTGTGGGAGTAGGGCGCCTCCCCGTGCCCCCGCCTGTTCAGGAACCTGCCATGATCCTTCTACAAGAGGTGATTCGCAAGCGGGAGATGCTGGCCACACTCGTTGCCCGGAATCTCAAGATCCGCTATCAGAGCTCCGCGCTCGGCTTTCTGTGGACGCTGCTCAACCCTCTCTTCATGATGCTCATTTACTGGCTCTTTATCAGGCTCATGAAGTTCCCCATGGACCCCTGGAGCCTGCTCACCGGCGTGCTCGCCTGGCAGTTCCTCACCATGTGCTGCGGGGATGCGATCAACGCGGTCGCGGGACATCCGAATCTCGTGAAGAAGGTCTATTTTCCCCGCATCATCCTCCCGCTCGCCACGGTGCTGGCAAACCTCGTCAACTACCTGCTCTCGCTGGTCGTGCTGTTTGCCCTCACCCTGCTCGCGGGGAAATTCGCGTGGGGCCCGGCGCTCGCGGCGCTGCCGCTCGTCATACTCGTGCAGCTCCTGTTCTGCCTCGGCCTCGCGCTCATCATCTCGTGCTCGAGCGTGTATTTCAGGGACACGGAACATATCGTCGCCGTGCTGCTCATGGCATGGTTTTTCATGACGCCGGTGATCTACTCCCTCGATTACATCTCCGCGAAGGCGCCGTTCCCCTGGCTGCTCGCGTTCTACAAGTTGAACCCGATGGTGGGGCTCATCACGCTCTACAGGAGGATCATCATGAATGGCCCCTCGCCGGGATGGCTCGCCGCCGCGGCGTCGGTCATTGTGCCGTTCCTGATCCTCGGCGCGGGGTTAAGAATATTCACTCGCTACGAGCCCGATTTCGCAGATGAACTGTAATCGAACAGACGAGTGGGCGAGGGGGGAGCCGGTGAGTGGGCGAGTCGGCGATTATTCTCGCCGTCTCGCCGGTTCGGTATTTATAAGCTGGTGAAGACGTGCATGCAATAGAAACAAACGGCGTCGGTAAAAAATTCTTCCTCAAGCACGGGGGCCGCCACACGATCAAGGCCGCCGCCGTGGGACTGCTCCGCCGCCTGAAAACGAGAGAGGACTTCTGGGCGCTCAAGGATATCAGCTTCGATGTCGAGGCCGGGACCACCGTGGGCATCATCGGGGCGAACGGCGCGGGGAAGAGCACGCTCCTCGGCATCCTCGCGCGCACCATGCGCCCGACGGAGGGCACCGTCACTGTCCGGGGGCGGGTCTCATCGCTCCTCGAGCTGGGGGCCGGCTTCCATCCCGATCTCACCGGAGCCGAGAATATCTACCTGAACGGCTCCATCCTCGGCCTCAGCCGGAGCGAGATCCGCGCGAAGTTCGATGAGATCGTCCGCTTCGCCGAGCTCGAGCAGTTCATCGATACCCCGGTGAAGCACTACTCGTCGGGGATGTATGTGCGACTGGGCTTCGCGGTCGCCGTCGAGGTCAACCCCGACATCCTCCTCATCGACGAGGTGATGGCTGTCGGAGATGAGGCGTTCAAGAGGAAATGCCTGGGGAGGATCGCGCAGTTCAAGCGCGAGGGGAAGACGCTGCTCGTCGTCTCCCACGACCTCGACACGATTACGGAGGTGAGCGACACCGTCCTGCTGCTCGACGCGGGGAAAATCGTCAATGTGGGCGAGCCCGGGCAGGTGGTTGACCAGTACAAGAGCCTCGGCTTTGTCAAGGCGGGAGCGGTCGTCATCAGGGAGTGGGGCACCAGGGAGGCGGTGATCACCGCGGTGCGCCTCATGGGCGCGGGCGGCGAGCCCGTCGAGCGGATCTCGAGCGGGGAGCCGCTCCTCGTGGAGATAGACTACAGGGCCCACCGGCAGATCGCGGATCCCGTCTTCGGCTTCGCGCTCACCAAGAGCGACGGGACGCTCTGCTGCGGGAGCAACACGATCATCGACAATTGCCCCATCCCGCTCATCGAGGGCGCCGGCACGATGCGTTTGAGATTCGAATCGCTGCCGCTCATCCAGGGGAAATATTACTTCTCCTTCTCCCTGCACACACGGGATCACAAAACGAGCTACCACCGCATGGACAACTGGTTCAGTATCTGGGTGGAGTGCGCGAGAAAGGCGGAGGGGGTCGCGAATCTCGACTGTGCGTGGGAGAGGGGATAGGGG
Encoded proteins:
- a CDS encoding class II aldolase/adducin family protein, whose amino-acid sequence is MKSERECRQDIVEVCRRMHGRGLISGSDGNVSVRLGANRILSTPSGLNKGFIAPGDLIVADMGGAKLQGEHKPTTELFMHIEAYARREDIGAVIHAHPPFTVAFSIAGQKLPQCVMPEIVMMFGSIPTAAYATPCTEEGPRVIADLIGGCDALIIERHGTLTVGENVFSAYDKLEKIEHSAQVTAVARQLGPLKPLPREEIQKLLALREKLGLKGKVYPCNTCGMCGAGHGEGAGGDDLVRSLSAELFKTIRDKL
- a CDS encoding helix-turn-helix domain-containing protein, yielding MAKRSKPPEGTRATQCYPEVMTIDQVADYLHLHKQVVYRHVKRGNIPASRIGTTIRFKKSVIDAWLEDSAMRSLTRGEGGGPAARLESKEKFVWE
- a CDS encoding ABC transporter permease, with product MILLQEVIRKREMLATLVARNLKIRYQSSALGFLWTLLNPLFMMLIYWLFIRLMKFPMDPWSLLTGVLAWQFLTMCCGDAINAVAGHPNLVKKVYFPRIILPLATVLANLVNYLLSLVVLFALTLLAGKFAWGPALAALPLVILVQLLFCLGLALIISCSSVYFRDTEHIVAVLLMAWFFMTPVIYSLDYISAKAPFPWLLAFYKLNPMVGLITLYRRIIMNGPSPGWLAAAASVIVPFLILGAGLRIFTRYEPDFADEL
- a CDS encoding ABC transporter ATP-binding protein, producing the protein MHAIETNGVGKKFFLKHGGRHTIKAAAVGLLRRLKTREDFWALKDISFDVEAGTTVGIIGANGAGKSTLLGILARTMRPTEGTVTVRGRVSSLLELGAGFHPDLTGAENIYLNGSILGLSRSEIRAKFDEIVRFAELEQFIDTPVKHYSSGMYVRLGFAVAVEVNPDILLIDEVMAVGDEAFKRKCLGRIAQFKREGKTLLVVSHDLDTITEVSDTVLLLDAGKIVNVGEPGQVVDQYKSLGFVKAGAVVIREWGTREAVITAVRLMGAGGEPVERISSGEPLLVEIDYRAHRQIADPVFGFALTKSDGTLCCGSNTIIDNCPIPLIEGAGTMRLRFESLPLIQGKYYFSFSLHTRDHKTSYHRMDNWFSIWVECARKAEGVANLDCAWERG